atatacaaaaatggaaatatttcaactttttgtaCTATGCAGCTGATGcacatttttatacatactGTAGAGAGTATTTATCCAAAAGTCACcatttaaaaatgctgaattcttCAGTCAATAATATTAATTGACATCATGATGGCTGTtatattctcctgttttatgtaacaTCGGACCATAGTATAGTGtgatcatgatttttttttttcataaacagATCTTGTAAAGCCTGAAGAAaacactctctgctctctgacagcttcattaaggattaatcaaaCATTTCTGAATAACTGATGAGgtgtttatgaatgaaaaactgatttgtggttcagaagtttGGAATAGAGACTAATTACGAGGAGATACtatgaagggtcagaatatgaacagtatgtaagggttgaTTATTTGATACTATTTATGGTCTGCATTTTTTCTGCAGtagccattcaatgtatttGGATTTTGTAATTGGTTaaactttttatgttttttgtcacaTACACAGACAGTATGTGCTCTTATGGCCGTGCCGTAAACAGAGACACCAAGTAGCTCGAGGTGTGTTTGCTGCCCACAGAACTCTGGGATATGTAGTTTTAAACTGCTTTTGCTGTTACTACTAGTAACTATAGGTGTCGCCAAATCAACAACAATCAATTTCTGCaatcttaaggattataactttaaactTCTTTGTTACAATTTCAGAGGCTGAATCATCAGTTTTGACATCTTGAATGCATTTCAACATAGCAGGATTTTGGATGAAGAACCTTACAGACTCTTAATTCATCACAAGCaataaatctaatctaataaatATAAGATAAAACCTTTTAATTCAAATTACTCATTAATAAGCCAACgtcactctctttctcctcaggGAAACACCTGGTGTACTGACACGCGAGTGCTCTCATCCTGCAAGTGGACATTTTTGCACCACAATGGATGAATTGCCTGGCAAGAATATTGTTATATAAGAGGATTATTTGAGAGACTATGCTTTACTTAAACTCAGACACTTACAAAATACCATTTCAAAACCCTTGTATAGACATTTACCAATATTGGTCCTGCCAGATATTTGAAAACATGTACATGTACCGTATATTTCCATCACTGATGTGTCCATGTACCCTGTGCAAATGGCAATACATTCTTGTCTACATAAATGGCACTGgtatagaataaaaaaaacaagcaggtCTTCACTGAAATGACACCAAAGTTTCCATGAACACTTAATTAACTGTATCCAGGCTGTAATTAGGCCCTGACACATTGATCTGGCTTAAcctgtatatgtattttcacaAAATGGTGTCCCTGCATTGCATATGTCTTGAGAAAGTGCTCCTTTAATAAATATCTTTATGAAATTTTGCAATGTTATCTAATAAAGcattatttacaatataaagGGTTCATGAGTTGTAAATAATGGGTTTATTAATTTTGatgaataatttattaatgCTTTACTGATACTAGGGCTGGGTAACATATCAacatattgatattgtgatatgagactagatatcatcttagattttggatatcgtgatatggcataagtgttgtcttttcctggttttaaatgCTGCAGTACAGTAAAGTGACgtaattttctgaatttaccAAACTGCTCTAGCTGTTCTCATttttgcctttacccacttattcattatatccacattactgatgattatttatcaaaaatctcattgtgtaaatattttgtgaaagcatgAATAGTATTTACtacaatattgtcacaatatcgaggtttttggtcaaaaatatcatgatatttgattttgtccatatcacccAGCACTAATTGATACCTGAGAAAACAAATTTTGGCTCCCTCTTCATGTTTTGAGCCTGGGTGTGTCACAGGAGATCATGTCCCTGCAGACTAACGGGGCAGAGTTGGtgtccttctccagctccttCTCTGATTCCTTCCTATGGGCCTGGAGGGGAGGCAAAGGAAACTGGAGTTAGCCAGGCCATCCAAGGCTtaagaggaaaacacaaaaggctctaccatttttacacatcaagttcagtttactcatcatggAGAGTACCACTCAGCcagtgaaaaaagttgtataatatcttctgtggctctggagggagCTCTCTAGAGTCCTGAGAAAATAATCCTGGTAATGTCAAAGGGGTTATCTCAGCTTCATAACATAAAGCATAGTGCTACAAACTGAAGGTGTGGAGTTTGAGCATTTACCAGATAAGGATGAGTCTAAGGAAAGACGCTATCAAATTGCATTAAGAGAAATCCAGGATCAAGAGTTTTTGAAGCTTGACCCGTACTCTGGACTAAAAGtcagcctctgctgctccaattttgaccatttaaaaaaaacaaaaaaaaactgttatggATGTATGATAGTAAATTCTTATTGTACTgatttaaaagacaaacataatgGATAATCTAGATAAATACCTTGAAATAGAAGCACTATTATGTAACTATGTAAGTATTTAATTTGATGTGGTGAGACGGATCAAAGCGCCAGTCAAGAGACACTAGAGGTGCTATTGAAAGCCTGCGATAGATATTAATAATACAGGGGAAAGACTGAGTGGTCTTCAACAACATATATAGTGCAGTACATACACCAATAACTCTCATTAAAACAGTACAACTGgttttttccaaaataaaatCCACACCTTGAGACACTTGTAGGCTGGCGTCCGGCACTTCTCCCTCTGGTTGGTCTCTTCCTGGCACGCTGTCTGTCACGCTGTACAATGTATTTGATAGCAGCCTCCATTTTGGACCCTGGTTCCCAGGTTGACTTGTTGCGGAGAAAGTTGACATAGCTATGTACAAAAGGGTAAAGTGGTGGCCTTCATTGTCTGCTGGTGCATCAACACAAAGATCCTCTGCAATTCACTTACACATTCTATCATACCTGATTTTGTTCTCGTTCTTTGATGAGTACAGGCCCTGCAGTGTCTCCCATCGGTAAATACCAAAGCCAACAAGGGCCTTTCCCTCTTGGCCTGGCTGAAGTGACATCGCTTTGGCTTTCTCGTACGCACGATGAAATCTGACTTCTGTCAAAATCTCAGGGTAAGCAGTTGCGTAGCGAGTGAGGGaatcctttaaataaatatttaaaaaaagtgtgTTATTATTAAATCTCTCTCTGCACAATTCATATTTAATTCCATTCAAAATACTTGCAATTTGAGGCAAGCCAGtgtgcaaaaacaaatacataaacgattcattcacatacatacaagcaatctaaaaatacaaatattatcATATAAGAAAAGAGTTGAAATACACAAGTTAATGGCAGTGCCCAGACACATTATGTCAAGAAATGTCAGAAGTGCAAGTTTCTCTATACACAACATATGTAGGGTCATTGATAATCTTATATGCCTGTTTGAAGACATGTTCAGTATTAAGCTGTGCAAGGGATCTTTGTATTTTGTCAAAATTTTTAGAACAACTTGTAATTGGTTCTGGTCCTTTTGACAAAGggataattaataattaaaaggTTAAAATACTTTcgataaaagaaataaatttgGGCTGCAATCACAGATTTTCActatcaattaatcgttttgtctataaaatgccagaaaatagagaaaaatgtcatcttcaaatgttttgttttgtccgaccaacagactaaaatccaaagatattcagtttactgtcatatacagtatgacacATAAAACCTTCAAAGCCTCAAATTTGAGAAATTGCAGCCAACaaatataacacatttttacttaGAAAACTGACTTGAAAtcattatcatttcattattaaaaTTCTAGCAGATTAATCTTCTTTCCTGTcgaacaattaatcaactaatagtTGAAACTCTGGAATAAATCCTTTAATATTCTCTGATCTAGTCAAAAGGAGTTTAGTTATGTAGACAGTAGAGATGCTGCTACACTACACAGGTGGAAAGTGATCTGTGGTGTGTAGGTTGAGTAGGGACAGAAATACTGGGTGTAGTACCTTGTTGGCCATCAACGGGCTTTGATGCATTGTGTGCTCATGTTCCTTCTGGTGGCTAGCCACAATGTAAGCGGTGTAGCCCACATCATTCTCCAGCAGCCATTTGAAGGGTTGACCTCGGTACTGGCCAAACTGAATCTTATACCGGCTCAGAACAAGCCTCTCATTACTAAGGTCTCCACCCTCAGAGCGAATTTGGGCCTTTGCCTCAGCCTCCACCTCTTCTGGCTTCTTCACAGGAGGACCTCCGTGTTGAGCAGCTTGTGAGGGCCACCGGCTAGCCCCATAGTTTAGAGCCTCCTGTGAGGGCTTTGTCTCCAACTCCCTGTCTGAGATCTTACGGAAGGTAGGGTCACCTttctaaaaagagaaacagaaatgaaagaaaatagaaaacacCAAAGtaagtatattttttaatgagaaGGTACACGTTAAAGAGAATCTTTGAATTTCATTGTGTGACATTGAACTTACGTCGGTACAGGCTTTGGTCTTCGAATCTGTAGAGAAAGATAATAAGATGGTTAAAGACCCACCAATATCATGGACCAAATCCAGCcctccaaaaaaataaataaataaataaataaattcagccCCTTGATAAAACCTAAagttttagcattttaaaacaaaacatttacataattttacACAATTCTAGattacaatataaataaaaggcTCAAATCAACC
This sequence is a window from Thunnus thynnus chromosome 10, fThuThy2.1, whole genome shotgun sequence. Protein-coding genes within it:
- the LOC137191011 gene encoding uncharacterized protein, coding for MVLTIKLAISDTLKDLSKSELDTFIFHLRDRREEPLIRRSSLEGKNLHEVTDLLVSTFTELGAKKVTMEILRQINCNEQAEKLDSKTKACTDKGDPTFRKISDRELETKPSQEALNYGASRWPSQAAQHGGPPVKKPEEVEAEAKAQIRSEGGDLSNERLVLSRYKIQFGQYRGQPFKWLLENDVGYTAYIVASHQKEHEHTMHQSPLMANKDSLTRYATAYPEILTEVRFHRAYEKAKAMSLQPGQEGKALVGFGIYRWETLQGLYSSKNENKISYVNFLRNKSTWEPGSKMEAAIKYIVQRDRQRARKRPTRGRSAGRQPTSVSRPIGRNQRRSWRRTPTLPR